A region of Argentina anserina chromosome 5, drPotAnse1.1, whole genome shotgun sequence DNA encodes the following proteins:
- the LOC126794570 gene encoding LOW QUALITY PROTEIN: serine/threonine-protein kinase-like protein At1g28390 (The sequence of the model RefSeq protein was modified relative to this genomic sequence to represent the inferred CDS: deleted 2 bases in 1 codon), translating to MGYFSCNAGSAAAICDSYNNLRKPKPNKPISIREFPYDVLAAATNGFSAESFLGKGSHGSVYKAILDKGSLIAAVKKTKYPKQTTSLGRRNCTTCVAAENEIEILSRVRHPRLVNLIGFCPDDSKNDGKLIVVEYMPNGTLYDMLHSRTRPPGWVRRVRLSLHVAKAVQVLHCSNPPVIHRDIKSSNVLIDGNWNARLGDLGLALRGHVEDVRVRCTPPAGTLGYLDPGYLAPGDLSAKSDVFSFGILLLEIVSGRNAIDVNYSPPSVIDWALPLIKHGDYAALCDRRMGPPPDPAVIRQLAVLAARCVRSTAEKRPSMAEVVECLKAVKERVHAPIWYSLKRRVWGVEREEKDDEVEEVVRSTRGSRRKLNGKVSSVLGVEYEGEDEAMIGGRVLRSRSIGSVNEIKAGSGGGVRMGAGVAVKVRLSKSRSVGGVLGSPRIVRRNKRGLLIESIRLDMSKLVISVDGERSDRNLGETSGFYLTLGIMGIFSSIGIDRIVVYQI from the exons ATGGGTTACTTCTCCTGCAATGCTGGGTCCGCCGCCGCTATTTGCGACTCCTACAACAACTTACGAAAACCCAAACCCAACAAGCCCATCTCGATCAGGGAGTTCCCCTACGACGTCCTCGCCGCTGCCACCAATGGGTTCTCCGCCGAGAGCTTCTTGGGCAAAGGCAGCCACGGCAGCGTATATAAGGCCATTCTCGACAAAGGAAGCCTCATCGCGGCGGTCAAGAAGACCAAGTACCCGAAGCAAACGACGTCGTTGGGGCGGCGCAACTGCACCACGTGCGTCGCGGCGGAGAACGAGATAGAGATTCTGTCTCGTGTCCGCCACCCCAGGCTCGTGAACCTCATCGGGTTCTGCCCCGACGACTCCAAAAACGACGGGAAGCTCATTGTCGTAGAGTACATGCCCAACGGAACCTTGTACGACATGTTGCACTCCCGGACCAGACCTCCCGGTTGGGTGCGGCGAGTGCGGCTTAGCCTACACGTGGCGAAGGCGGTTCAGGTGCTGCACTGTTCTAACCCGCCGGTGATCCATAGAGACATAAAGTCGTCGAATGTTTTGATCGATGGGAACTGGAACGCGAGGCTTGGGGACTTGGGTTTGGCTTTGAGAGGACACGTGGAGGACGTTCGCGTGAGGTGCACGCCACCGGCGGGGACGTTAGGGTATCTCGACCCGGGGTATCTTGCGCCGGGTGACCTCTCCGCCAAGAGTGACGTCTTCAGCTTCGGGATTTTGCTCTTGGAGATCGTCAGCGGAAGAAACGCCATTGATGTCAACTACAGCCCTCCGTCGGTCATAGACTGGGCCCTACCGTTGATAAAGCACGGTGACTACGCCGCCTTATGCGACCGGAGAATGGGCCCGCCGCCGGACCCTGCAGTGATTCGCCAGCTCGCGGTGTTGGCTGCGAGGTGCGTGAGGTCGACGGCGGAGAAGCGACCCTCGATGGCGGAGGTGGTTGAGTGTTTGAAGGCTGTGAAAGAGAGAGTTCACGCGCCGATTTGGTACAGCTTgaagcggcgcgtgtggggcGTAGAGAGGGAGGAAAAGGATGATGAAGTGGAGGAGGTGGTAAGGAGTACGAGGGGGAGTAGGAGGAAGTTGAATGGGAAGGTATCGAGTGTGTTGGGCGTAGAGTACGAGGGTGAGGACGAGGCGATGATTGGTGGGAGGGTGTTGAGGTCAAGGTCGATTGGGTCGGTTAATGAGATTAAAGCGGGAAGCGGCGGTGGGGTGCGGATGGGGGCAGGGGTTGCGGTGAAGGTGAGGCTGAGCAAGTCGAGGTCGGTTGGGGGTGTATTGGGTAGTCCGAGGATTGTGCGGCGGAACAAGAGAGGGCTTTTGATCGAGTCGATTAGATTGGACATGTCGAAATTGGTCATTAGTGTGGACGGTGAGAGATCTGATAGGAATTTG GGAGAAACCTCTGGTTTCTATCTAACATTGGGGATTATGGGAATATTTTCTTCCATTGGTATTGACCGTATTGTGGTATACCAGATTTGA
- the LOC126794579 gene encoding zinc-finger homeodomain protein 2 isoform X1 encodes MEFSDHHDDQDEEMELSPTAPTPPGYDASRSKMGSGRGGEATPRKRGGATNSTSTGSNIRYRECLKNHAVNIGGHALDGCGEFLAAGEEGTLDALQCAACNCHRNFHRKEPAEVGGGATLANHQQQHTQQPFSAYYRHPYPPQPSGYLHLTTAQPHRPIALPAAAGSGGSHSREEGDDVSNPSSSGGGGSGVGLLKKRFRTKFTAEQKEKMVEFSEKVGWRIQKHDEAAVEEFCAETGVKRQVLKVWMHNNKHTIGKKP; translated from the coding sequence ATGGAATTTAGCGACCATCACGACGACCAAGACGAGGAAATGGAGCTCAGCCCCACGGCGCCAACACCACCAGGTTACGACGCTTCCAGGTCCAAAATGGGCAGCGGCCGCGGAGGAGAGGCCACCCCCAGAAAAAGGGGCGGTGCTACCAACTCAACGTCTACCGGCTCTAATATCAGGTACAGAGAATGTCTGAAGAACCACGCCGTTAACATTGGAGGCCATGCCCTCGATGGTTGCGGCGAGTTCCTTGCTGCTGGAGAGGAGGGCACGCTGGACGCGCTGCAATGCGCCGCGTGCAACTGCCACCGAAATTTCCACCGCAAGGAGCCCGCAGAAGTCGGTGGAGGGGCCACTCTCGCCAACCACCAACAGCAACACACCCAGCAGCCGTTCTCGGCTTACTACCGCCACCCTTATCCACCCCAGCCATCGGGTTACCTCCACCTCACCACGGCGCAGCCGCACAGGCCTATTGCCTTGCCCGCCGCTGCTGGGTCGGGCGGGTCCCACAGCAGGGAGGAAGGGGACGACGTGTCGAACCCGAGTTCAAGCGGGGGCGGTGGGAGTGGGGTTGGGCTGTTGAAGAAGAGGTTTAGGACCAAGTTTACGGCGGAGCAGAAGGAGAAGATGGTGGAGTTTTCTGAGAAAGTGGGGTGGCGGATTCAGAAGCATGACGAGGCGGCGGTGGAGGAGTTCTGCGCCGAGACTGGGGTGAAACGACAGGTGCTCAAGGTTTGGATGCACAATAACAAGCACACTATCGGTAAGAAGCCCTAA
- the LOC126794579 gene encoding zinc-finger homeodomain protein 2 isoform X2, whose amino-acid sequence MEFSDHHDDQDEEMELSPTAPTPPEATPRKRGGATNSTSTGSNIRYRECLKNHAVNIGGHALDGCGEFLAAGEEGTLDALQCAACNCHRNFHRKEPAEVGGGATLANHQQQHTQQPFSAYYRHPYPPQPSGYLHLTTAQPHRPIALPAAAGSGGSHSREEGDDVSNPSSSGGGGSGVGLLKKRFRTKFTAEQKEKMVEFSEKVGWRIQKHDEAAVEEFCAETGVKRQVLKVWMHNNKHTIGKKP is encoded by the exons ATGGAATTTAGCGACCATCACGACGACCAAGACGAGGAAATGGAGCTCAGCCCCACGGCGCCAACACCACCAG AGGCCACCCCCAGAAAAAGGGGCGGTGCTACCAACTCAACGTCTACCGGCTCTAATATCAGGTACAGAGAATGTCTGAAGAACCACGCCGTTAACATTGGAGGCCATGCCCTCGATGGTTGCGGCGAGTTCCTTGCTGCTGGAGAGGAGGGCACGCTGGACGCGCTGCAATGCGCCGCGTGCAACTGCCACCGAAATTTCCACCGCAAGGAGCCCGCAGAAGTCGGTGGAGGGGCCACTCTCGCCAACCACCAACAGCAACACACCCAGCAGCCGTTCTCGGCTTACTACCGCCACCCTTATCCACCCCAGCCATCGGGTTACCTCCACCTCACCACGGCGCAGCCGCACAGGCCTATTGCCTTGCCCGCCGCTGCTGGGTCGGGCGGGTCCCACAGCAGGGAGGAAGGGGACGACGTGTCGAACCCGAGTTCAAGCGGGGGCGGTGGGAGTGGGGTTGGGCTGTTGAAGAAGAGGTTTAGGACCAAGTTTACGGCGGAGCAGAAGGAGAAGATGGTGGAGTTTTCTGAGAAAGTGGGGTGGCGGATTCAGAAGCATGACGAGGCGGCGGTGGAGGAGTTCTGCGCCGAGACTGGGGTGAAACGACAGGTGCTCAAGGTTTGGATGCACAATAACAAGCACACTATCGGTAAGAAGCCCTAA
- the LOC126794577 gene encoding GEM-like protein 1, whose amino-acid sequence MSEPQHPAGDTKPPPPHSQEYAPYPKLDPNDVAPPPHSETWTSVSIASDQPPKPDSTPSFPATPPVATPEVHPEARDPPIPADAAATTMPMESNPYVSNPAPPPASSVKNTVESVKGVLGKWGKKAVETTKKGQDLAGNMWQHLKTGPSFADAAVGRIAQSAKVIAEGGYEKIFQKNFETVPDEQLLKTFACYLSTSAGPVMGVIYLSTAKLAFCSDDPLSYKTGDQTAWSYYKVVIPLHQLKAVNPSTSKVKAAEKYIQVISVDNHEFWFMSFVNYDSAVKHLQEVVQPHP is encoded by the exons ATGAGTGAGCCTCAACACCCAGCCGGCGACACaaagcctcctcctcctcactcCCAAGAATACGCTCCTTATCCTAAGCTCGATCCAAACGACGTCGCTCCGCCTCCACACTCCGAAACCTGGACCTCCGTCTCCATCGCCTCCGACCAGCCGCCGAAGCCGGATTCTACTCCCTCATTCCCGGCGACGCCGCCCGTCGCGACTCCCGAAGTACACCCCGAGGCTCGGGATCCGCCGATCCCCGCAGACGCCGCCGCCACTACTATGCCGATGGAGTCCAATCCTTACGTCAGCAATCCGGCGCCGCCTCCCGCTTCGTCCGTCAAGA ATACGGTGGAGTCGGTGAAAGGTGTTCTTGGAAAATGGGGGAAGAAGGCTGTGGAGACTACCAAGAAGGGTCAGGATCTTGCGGGCAACATGTGGCAACACT TGAAAACAGGACCCAGCTTTGCTGATGCTGCTGTAGGAAGAATTGCTCAGAGTGCTAAAGTTATTGCTGAAGGTGGTTATGAGAAGATTTTTCAGAAAAATTTTGAGACAGTCCCAGACGAACAACTTCTGAAGACATTTGCTTGTTACCTATCCACATCTGCTGGCCCCGTGATGGGAGTTATATATTTGTCAACAGCAAAGCTTGCGTTTTGCAGTGACGATCCACTTTCATACAAAACTGGTGATCAGACGGCATGGAGCTATTATAAG GTGGTTATTCCATTACATCAGCTTAAGGCAGTGAACCCGTCAACAAGCAAGGTCAAAGCAGCTGAAAAATATATCCAGGTCATATCTGTGGACAACCATGAGTTCTGGTTTATGAGCTTTGTAAACTATGATAGTGCTGTGAAACACCTTCAAGAAGTGGTGCAGCCCCACCCCTAG